From a region of the Mycobacterium sp. SMC-8 genome:
- a CDS encoding DUF3558 domain-containing protein — translation MKDLTTTSRLVSAVLCLTMAGCGSQSGPSGGDANAGDTSRTVAADAGHASAIDACSLIAAEDISALLGVTVEGRSTSNNPEVPACVWENPENYESISLEIGNPGTAINGTLPPPEPGMPDVGRPGPDGMRFLGYGQVEFPAAGRNNSVQVAVLSMSADQADNAAVELARKVGPQLPE, via the coding sequence ATGAAAGATCTCACGACGACTTCTCGCCTCGTGTCGGCTGTCCTGTGTTTGACCATGGCGGGGTGCGGTTCGCAGAGCGGCCCCAGCGGCGGTGACGCCAATGCCGGCGACACGTCGAGAACCGTCGCCGCCGACGCTGGACACGCATCTGCGATCGACGCGTGTTCGCTGATTGCGGCAGAGGATATCTCGGCGTTGCTCGGCGTGACCGTGGAAGGTAGGTCGACCTCGAACAACCCCGAGGTACCTGCATGCGTGTGGGAGAACCCGGAGAATTACGAGTCGATTTCGCTGGAGATCGGCAACCCCGGTACGGCGATCAACGGCACATTACCCCCACCAGAGCCCGGAATGCCCGACGTCGGCCGGCCGGGTCCGGACGGGATGCGGTTCCTGGGCTACGGCCAGGTGGAGTTTCCTGCGGCCGGGCGGAACAACAGTGTGCAGGTCGCGGTGCTCAGCATGTCGGCTGACCAGGCCGACAACGCGGCCGTCGAACTCGCGCGCAAGGTCGGACCGCAGCTTCCTGAATAG